The DNA segment CGTAGCGGTCGATCATCCCCGGCTTGCCGATGAACTGCTCGATGGTGGCGATGAGGTTCTTGCGGCCGGCGACCTTCGCCTTCTCGTCGACGGCTTCGAGGTCGGTCTCTCCCTCGTTCCGCAACGTGGAGAACGTGTCGTTGTAGGCGTAGACGAAGGCGCTGTTGAGTTTGTGATTGCCGTAGCCGCCCGCGATCTCCACCCAGGAGTCGCGAGGGAACGAGATGGCGACCGCGCGCGTGCCGTCCTGCGGGATGTGCACGAGGATCATCGTGTCGGTCTGCCGCTCGCCGGTCGCCTCGCCCGCGTGCAGGTGGTCGAGCACTTCTTGCGGCAGCGGGTCACCCTTCGCGTCGGTGCGGCTGTCCTGCCCGACGAGAAGGATGTCGATCGCGCCGTCGAGCGGGACGGCAGCTGGTGCGCCGTCGAAGACGTCCGTGGTGGTGACGCCGGAGTTGACACCCCTGACGAACTGCCACCCGTACCAGGTCAACGCCAGTACGGTCACCGAGATGAGTGAGAGAATGACTTTGCCGCTCACCATGGCGAAAACGCCGACCCGGTGCCCCCGGCGCGACGATGGCCGCTCGACCGGTCCGTTCGGCCAGCCGGTCACGTGCGCTCCTCCCGCTCAATGCCCCGACCCAGATTACTGATCTACTTGTGAGGCGTGCGTTCGACCGGGAAACGTTGCCTGGATGTTGCGTTTCCAAACCCGTGATCCGTGGCAGACTGCGCAAGCGAACCCAGGAGGATTACACAATGCGAGTGCTCGTCACCGGGGGTGCCGGTTTCATTGGGTCGCATTACGTGCGGCAGGCGATATCTGGCGCCTACCCGGCGTTGGGCGATGCCGAGATCATCGTGCTGGACAAGCTCACCTACGCCGGAAGCGAGACGAACCTCACTCCGGTCGCCGGTGATCCCCGCTTGCGGTTCGTGCGAGGCGACATCTGTGACGGCGCGCTCGTCGCGGACCTGATGCGGGGAACCGACCTGGTCATGCACTTTGCCGCAGAGTCTCATGTGGACCGTTCGATCCTGGGGTCGGCCGATTTCGTGCTCACCAACGTGCTGGGAACGCAGACGCTGCTGCAAGCGGCGTGCGACGCGGAGGTCGGCAAGTTCGTCCACGTCTCCACCGACGAGGTCTACGGCTCGATCGAATCCGGCTCGTGGACCGAAGACCATGTGCTCGAACCGAATTCGCCGTACTCCGCCTCGAAGGCATCCTCCGACCTGCTGGCCAGGTCCTTCTCGCGTACCTACGGGCTTCCCGTGTGTGTCACCCGGTGCTCGAACAACTACGGGCCGTACCAGTTCCCCGAGAAGGTCATCCCGCTGTTCGTCACCAACCTTCTCGACGGCAAGCCGGTTCCGCTCTACGGCGACGGCCTGAACGTGAGGGACTGGCTGCACGTCGACGATCACTGTCATGGCTTGCAGCTCGTCGCGGAAGGCGGCAGGCCCGGCGAGATCTACAACATCGGCGGAGGAACGGAACTCACCAACAGAGAACTGACCGAACGGCTGCTGGCCGCCGTCGGTTGCGGCTGGGAGATGGTCACCCCTGTCGCCGACCGGCTCGGTCACGACCGGCGGTACTCGGTCGACATCGGCAAGATCGGTTCCGAACTCGGTTACGAGCCGAGGGTCGACTTCGTGACCGGTCTCGCCGAGACTGTGCGCTGGTATTCGGAAAACAGGGCGTGGTGGGAACCACTGAAGGAACGTGCCGCGCTCACGGGAAGGTGATCATCGGTGTCACGGCTGGCTGTTCTGGTTCCCGGCGGTACGGGTCAACTGGGGTCCGATCTCGCCGCGTCGAGTACGGATGATGTCGAGGTCACCGCGCCGGGATCGGCCGAGCTCGACGTGAAGCGCGCGGGTGCCGTCGTCGAGGCCGTCGCCGAACTCGCGGGGCGCGCGAAGAAGGAAGGCCGCTTTCCCGTCGTCGTCAACGCGGCGGCCTACACGGCGGTCGACGCGGCCGAGGACGACGAGGCCCGTGCGTTCGCCGTCAACGCCGACGGGCCGAGGGTGCTCGCCGCCGCGTGCTCCTCGTGGCGGGTGCCGCTCGTGCACGTCTCCACCGACTACGTGTTCTCGGGTGAGGCCGAACGCCCTTACCTTCCTGAGGATCCGCTCTCCCCGCGCAGCGCGTACGGCAGGACGAAGGCCGCAGGCGAGGACGCCGTGCTCGGTTCCGGTGCCAGCGCGTGGGTGGTGCGCACCGCGTGGGTTTACGGCGAGCGGGGCGGCAACTTCGTGAAGACCATGACCAGATTGGAGGGTGAACGCGACGTTCTGTCCGTTGTGGACGATCAGCGCGGCAGCCCGACCTGGTCGGCCGATCTCGCGGCCGGACTGCTCGAACTGGCGGGAAAGATCGCGGACGGTGAAGGGCCGTCCTCGCGGATCCTGCACTGTACTGGCGGCGGCGAGACCAGCTGGTTCGAGTTCGCCCGCGCGATTTTCGAAGAGCTCGGTGCCGATCCCGGGCGCGTGAAACCCTGTACGACGGCGGAGTTTCCCAGGCCCGCGGCAAGGCCCGCGTACTCGGTGCTCTCCGATGAGCCGTGGCGCGCGGCCGGATTGACGCCGCTGCGGCCGTGGCGCGACGCGCTCGGTGCTTACTTCGCGCGGGTTTCCGCGGCTCGCCGGTAGGCGGCGACGGTCGCCTGCGCGCACCGCCGCCAGGTGAAGCCCGCGGCGTGTGCCCTGCGGGTCGCCGAAGCCGACGCGGCGTTGGGTTCCGAAACGGCTGCCGCCAGCGCGGCGGTGAGTGCTTCGACGTCGTTGTAGGGCACGAGGCTGGCCAGGCCGCCCGAGACCTCCCTCAGCGCGGGAACGTCGGTGCACACCACGGGAACGTCGCAGGCCATGGCCTCCAGTACCGGAAGGCCGAAGCCCTCGTCCCGCGAAGGCAGAACCAGCGCTGCCGCTCCCGCGACGACGCGCTGGAGGTCCAAATCGGAGAGATACCCGATGTGCCTTGCCCGCTCCGAGGTCGGGAACCGGCCCGGGCCCGCGAAGACGATGGGCGGAAGGCCCGGGTCGGCCGAGTGTGCCTTGGCGAGCCAGTCGAGTCCCTTGCGTGGCCCGGCCGCTCCCGCGAACAGCAGGTACCGCCCGGGCAGGCTCAGTCGTTCGCGCACGCTGTCCTTCGGCGGCCGTCCGGTGAACCAGCCCGCGTCGACCCCGAGCGGGGTGACCTCGATTTTCGACCGCTCGACCGAAAGCCGCTCGGCGACCGCGTCGGCGACGGCGGCCGTCGGCGTGCAGATGATGTCGGCGCGGGCCGCTCCCTTGCGCACCAGTTCGGGCAGGTCCCTGTCGCTCGGCGCGAGTTCGTCTGGGGCGTCGAGAAACGCGAGGTCGTGGATCGTGAGCACACCGGCCGCGCGCAGCCTGCCCGGCAGTACGAAGTTGGTGCCGTGGACGACGTCGGTGGCACCGGCGAACAGTTCGACGGG comes from the Prauserella marina genome and includes:
- a CDS encoding glycosyltransferase family 4 protein; its protein translation is MAEKPLRVLLDGTPLLGSRTGIGRYTASLSEELASMSTVDTRAVAFTLRGWRKLRKVLPHGVRARGMPVSARLVRRQWLRSHFPPVELFAGATDVVHGTNFVLPGRLRAAGVLTIHDLAFLDAPDELAPSDRDLPELVRKGAARADIICTPTAAVADAVAERLSVERSKIEVTPLGVDAGWFTGRPPKDSVRERLSLPGRYLLFAGAAGPRKGLDWLAKAHSADPGLPPIVFAGPGRFPTSERARHIGYLSDLDLQRVVAGAAALVLPSRDEGFGLPVLEAMACDVPVVCTDVPALREVSGGLASLVPYNDVEALTAALAAAVSEPNAASASATRRAHAAGFTWRRCAQATVAAYRRAAETRAK
- the rfbB gene encoding dTDP-glucose 4,6-dehydratase — protein: MRVLVTGGAGFIGSHYVRQAISGAYPALGDAEIIVLDKLTYAGSETNLTPVAGDPRLRFVRGDICDGALVADLMRGTDLVMHFAAESHVDRSILGSADFVLTNVLGTQTLLQAACDAEVGKFVHVSTDEVYGSIESGSWTEDHVLEPNSPYSASKASSDLLARSFSRTYGLPVCVTRCSNNYGPYQFPEKVIPLFVTNLLDGKPVPLYGDGLNVRDWLHVDDHCHGLQLVAEGGRPGEIYNIGGGTELTNRELTERLLAAVGCGWEMVTPVADRLGHDRRYSVDIGKIGSELGYEPRVDFVTGLAETVRWYSENRAWWEPLKERAALTGR
- the rfbD gene encoding dTDP-4-dehydrorhamnose reductase; the encoded protein is MSRLAVLVPGGTGQLGSDLAASSTDDVEVTAPGSAELDVKRAGAVVEAVAELAGRAKKEGRFPVVVNAAAYTAVDAAEDDEARAFAVNADGPRVLAAACSSWRVPLVHVSTDYVFSGEAERPYLPEDPLSPRSAYGRTKAAGEDAVLGSGASAWVVRTAWVYGERGGNFVKTMTRLEGERDVLSVVDDQRGSPTWSADLAAGLLELAGKIADGEGPSSRILHCTGGGETSWFEFARAIFEELGADPGRVKPCTTAEFPRPAARPAYSVLSDEPWRAAGLTPLRPWRDALGAYFARVSAARR